A region from the Oceanidesulfovibrio marinus genome encodes:
- a CDS encoding molybdopterin-dependent aldehyde oxidoreductase, translated as MIQKTLNINGVEHNMFVDPEESLANVLRGQLGLTGTKIGCDQAQCGACSVIINGKVVRSCALKMKKVADDALITTIEGVGQPDNLHPLQMAWVLHGSAQCGFCSPGFIVSAKALLDENDNPTREEVRDWFQKNRNACRCTGYKPLVDAVMDAAKVIRGEMKAEELLFKLPEDTSIWGTKYPRPTAVAKVTGTLDYGADLGLKMPADTLQCALVQAEVSHANIKGIDTSEAEKMPGVHSVLTAKDVKGKNRITGLITFPTNKGDGWERPILCDEKVFQYGDAIAIVCADTEKNARAAAAKVKVDLEELPAYMNALDAMAEDAIEIHPGTPNVYYECPIKKGDETGPIFDSADVTVEGDFYVGRQPHMPIEPDVGFAYFAEDGMLMIHSKSIGVHLHLLMIAPGIGLEPDKVALVANPMGGTFGYKFSPTMEALLGVAALATGRPVVLRYNYFQQQTYTGKRSPWFMNVKFAADKEGKLKAMESDWTCDHGPYSEFGDLLTLRGVQFIGAGYDIPSIRGMGRTVCTNHAWGSAFRGYGSPQSEFASEVLMDMLAEKMDMDPLELRYKNVYREGSTNPTGQDPEVYSLPEMIDILRPKYKAALDKAKAESKGELKKGVGISIGVYGCGLDGPDSSEAWASINEDDTVTIHSAWEDHGQGADIGAIGTAHEVLYKAGITPDRMRFTWPNTATTPNSGPAGGSRSQVMTGNAIKDAAEKLLAALDKGDGTYRNYQEMVDAGKETKYVGNFTANTGTHCDAETGQGCPFVVYMYGVFMSEVTVNTTSGETTVDKMTLVADVGKVNNKLVVDGQLWGGMAQGIGLALTEDFEDIQKHSTMRGAGFPYIKQIPDDMELIYVETPREFGPHGAAGTGELPLTCPHAAISNAIYNACGARVTHLPARPEKVLAALKG; from the coding sequence ATGATCCAGAAGACCCTGAATATCAATGGCGTTGAACACAACATGTTCGTGGATCCGGAGGAGTCTCTGGCCAATGTGCTGCGCGGCCAGCTCGGGCTTACCGGTACCAAGATCGGTTGTGACCAGGCCCAGTGTGGCGCTTGTAGCGTCATCATCAACGGCAAAGTCGTCCGCTCCTGCGCGCTCAAGATGAAAAAGGTCGCGGATGACGCGCTGATCACCACCATCGAAGGCGTCGGCCAGCCCGACAACCTGCACCCGCTGCAGATGGCGTGGGTTCTCCACGGCAGCGCCCAGTGCGGTTTCTGCTCTCCCGGCTTCATCGTCTCGGCCAAAGCGCTGCTCGACGAGAACGACAACCCCACCCGCGAAGAAGTTCGCGATTGGTTCCAGAAGAACCGCAACGCATGCCGTTGCACCGGTTACAAGCCCCTGGTGGACGCCGTCATGGACGCCGCCAAGGTCATCCGCGGCGAGATGAAGGCCGAGGAGCTCCTGTTCAAGCTGCCTGAGGACACCAGCATTTGGGGCACCAAGTACCCCCGCCCCACCGCCGTGGCCAAGGTCACCGGTACGCTGGACTATGGTGCGGACCTGGGCCTGAAGATGCCCGCCGACACCCTGCAATGCGCCCTGGTGCAAGCCGAGGTTTCCCACGCCAACATCAAAGGCATCGACACCAGCGAAGCCGAAAAGATGCCCGGCGTGCACTCCGTGCTCACGGCCAAGGACGTCAAGGGCAAGAACCGCATCACCGGCCTCATCACCTTCCCCACCAACAAGGGTGACGGTTGGGAACGTCCCATCCTGTGTGATGAAAAGGTCTTCCAGTACGGCGACGCCATCGCCATCGTGTGCGCGGACACCGAAAAGAACGCCCGCGCCGCTGCGGCCAAGGTGAAAGTGGACCTGGAAGAGCTGCCCGCCTACATGAACGCCCTCGACGCCATGGCCGAGGACGCCATCGAGATCCATCCCGGCACGCCCAACGTGTACTACGAGTGCCCCATCAAGAAGGGCGACGAGACTGGTCCGATCTTCGACAGCGCTGACGTGACCGTGGAAGGCGACTTCTACGTCGGCCGTCAGCCGCACATGCCCATCGAGCCCGACGTAGGCTTTGCCTACTTCGCCGAAGATGGCATGCTGATGATCCACTCCAAGTCCATCGGCGTGCACCTGCACCTCCTGATGATCGCCCCCGGCATCGGCCTGGAGCCCGACAAGGTAGCCCTGGTCGCCAACCCCATGGGCGGCACCTTCGGCTACAAGTTCAGCCCCACCATGGAAGCTCTGCTGGGCGTGGCCGCCCTGGCCACCGGCAGGCCCGTGGTTCTGCGCTACAACTACTTCCAGCAGCAGACCTACACCGGCAAGCGCTCCCCGTGGTTCATGAACGTCAAGTTCGCCGCGGACAAGGAAGGCAAGCTGAAGGCCATGGAGTCCGACTGGACCTGTGACCACGGCCCCTACTCCGAGTTCGGCGACCTGCTCACCCTGCGCGGCGTGCAGTTCATCGGCGCCGGTTACGACATCCCCAGCATCCGCGGCATGGGCCGCACCGTGTGCACGAACCACGCCTGGGGCTCCGCCTTCCGCGGCTACGGCTCCCCACAGTCCGAGTTCGCCTCGGAAGTGCTCATGGACATGCTGGCCGAGAAGATGGACATGGATCCCCTGGAGCTGCGTTACAAGAACGTCTACCGCGAAGGCTCCACCAACCCCACCGGTCAGGACCCCGAGGTCTACAGCCTGCCCGAGATGATCGACATCCTGCGTCCCAAGTACAAAGCCGCTCTGGACAAGGCCAAGGCCGAGTCCAAGGGTGAGCTTAAGAAGGGCGTCGGCATCTCCATCGGCGTGTACGGCTGCGGTCTGGACGGCCCGGACTCCTCCGAAGCCTGGGCTTCCATCAACGAAGACGACACCGTGACCATCCACTCCGCCTGGGAGGACCACGGCCAGGGCGCGGACATCGGCGCCATCGGTACGGCCCACGAAGTGCTGTACAAGGCCGGCATCACCCCGGATCGGATGCGCTTCACCTGGCCCAACACCGCCACCACCCCGAACTCCGGCCCTGCCGGCGGTTCCCGCTCCCAGGTCATGACCGGTAACGCCATCAAGGACGCTGCCGAGAAGCTCCTGGCCGCCTTGGACAAGGGTGACGGCACCTACCGCAACTACCAGGAGATGGTGGATGCCGGTAAGGAAACCAAGTACGTGGGCAACTTCACGGCCAACACCGGCACGCACTGCGACGCCGAGACCGGCCAGGGCTGCCCCTTCGTCGTGTACATGTACGGCGTGTTCATGTCCGAGGTGACCGTGAACACCACCAGCGGCGAGACCACCGTGGACAAGATGACCCTCGTGGCCGACGTAGGCAAGGTCAACAACAAGCTCGTTGTTGACGGTCAGCTCTGGGGCGGTATGGCCCAGGGTATCGGCCTGGCCCTCACCGAGGACTTCGAGGACATCCAGAAGCACTCCACCATGCGTGGCGCCGGCTTCCCGTACATCAAGCAGATCCCGGATGACATGGAGCTGATCTACGTGGAGACCCCGCGCGAGTTCGGTCCCCACGGCGCTGCCGGCACTGGCGAGCTTCCGCTCACCTGCCCGCACGCGGCCATCTCCAACGCCATCTACAATGCCTGCGGCGCGCGTGTCACGCATCTGCCCGCACGGCCGGAGAAAGTGCTCGCCGCCCTCAAGGGCTAG
- a CDS encoding molybdopterin-binding protein, which produces MKSIPVEEAVGSVLCHDITQIIPGEFKGRAFKRGHIIQAEDVSALLKLGKEHIYVLDLADGYVHEDEAAVRIATAIAGNGITFSETSEGRVNLFADIDGLLRINVKALHSVNAVDEIVVATIHNNQQVTKGRALAGTRVVPLAIRAEKLLHVEAICRANAPIVTVKPFRHLDVGVVTTGSEVYHGRIKDRFGPVVKRKFAELGCSVIDQTFVPDDVSMTVAAIRELVDRGASMIAVTGGMSVDPDDRTPTAIRQAGGQVVTYGAPTFPGAMFMLAYLGDIPVVGLPGCVMYARSSIFDLVVPRIVAGEVITREDIVALGHGGYCAGCAECRYPNCAFGKGV; this is translated from the coding sequence ATGAAATCCATTCCCGTAGAGGAGGCCGTCGGTTCCGTACTCTGCCATGATATCACACAGATCATCCCTGGCGAGTTCAAGGGCCGCGCCTTCAAGCGAGGACACATTATCCAGGCCGAGGATGTGTCCGCACTGTTGAAGCTCGGCAAAGAGCACATCTACGTGCTCGATCTGGCGGACGGTTACGTCCACGAGGATGAGGCCGCCGTGCGCATCGCCACGGCCATCGCCGGTAACGGCATCACCTTTTCGGAGACCTCCGAGGGCCGCGTCAACCTGTTCGCGGACATCGACGGTCTGCTGCGCATCAACGTCAAAGCGCTCCACTCCGTGAACGCCGTGGACGAGATCGTTGTCGCGACAATCCACAACAACCAACAGGTTACCAAGGGCCGCGCCCTGGCCGGCACCCGTGTGGTGCCGCTCGCCATTCGCGCGGAAAAGCTTCTGCACGTGGAAGCCATCTGTCGCGCCAACGCGCCCATCGTCACGGTGAAGCCGTTCCGGCACCTGGACGTAGGCGTGGTGACGACCGGCAGCGAGGTGTACCACGGCCGCATCAAGGACCGCTTTGGCCCGGTGGTGAAACGCAAGTTCGCCGAGTTGGGCTGCTCGGTCATCGATCAGACCTTCGTTCCTGACGACGTATCCATGACAGTCGCCGCGATCCGCGAGCTCGTGGATCGGGGCGCCAGCATGATCGCCGTCACGGGCGGCATGTCCGTGGACCCGGACGACCGCACTCCCACCGCCATCCGGCAAGCCGGAGGGCAGGTGGTCACCTATGGGGCGCCTACGTTCCCCGGGGCCATGTTCATGCTCGCCTACCTTGGAGACATCCCCGTGGTGGGATTGCCTGGCTGCGTCATGTATGCGCGCAGCAGCATCTTCGATCTCGTCGTGCCGCGCATCGTGGCGGGTGAGGTCATAACCCGAGAGGACATCGTGGCTTTGGGCCACGGCGGGTATTGCGCCGGTTGTGCAGAGTGTCGGTACCCGAACTGTGCATTCGGCAAAGGAGTATGA